ataaaatcggatatacgccgtcgtagtgaaaccgggggctattttggtttggataattaaaaactatgataaactttgatttaaaagttattcttctggaaaaatgatttttcatatgaacatgaaactatatccaaaaatcttggttaaactcaaagtgaaagtatgtttttcaaaatggtcatcaagatgtcgttctttcgacggaaatgactaccgctttagtaattgacatgtaacttaaattttcgactataaacctatactttttctgtttggattcttaaattagagttcaatatgaaaccatagcaatttgattcactcaaaacggatttaaaatgaagaagttatgggtaaaacaagattggatattttgatctttttagctacgggaaatgtttaacaaatctatacaaatcatatcctagctaacttatattctattatacatgtattctaatatattatgtaatcttgggataccatatcatatcgacccatgtatatatattatttggaacaaccatagacactctatatgcagtaatgttggagttagctatacagggttgaggttgattccaaaaatatatatactttgagttgtgatctagcctgagacgtgtatacactgggtcgtggattgattcaagatagtatatatcgatttatttctgtacatctaactgtggacaactagttgtaggttactaacgaggacagctgacttaatacactcaaatctttaaaacataataaaactggttgtaattatattttgatcatactttgatatatatgtacatatttgtataggttcgtgaatcgatccgtggccaagtcttatttccgaggaaggaaatatctgtgaaagtgagttatagtcccacttttaaaatctaatatttttgggatgagaatacatgcaggttttataaatgatttacaatatagacacaagtacgtgaaactacattctatggttgaattatcgaaatcgaatatgcccctttttattaagtctggtaatctaagaattagggaacagacaccctaattgacgcgaatcctaaagatagatctattgggcctaacaaaccccatccaaagtaccggatgctttagtactacgaaatttatatcatatccgaagggtgtcctggaatgatggggatattcttatatatgcatcttgttaatgtcggttaccaggtgttcaccatatgaatgatttttatctctatgtatgggatgtgtattgaaatatgaaatcttgtggtctattgttacgatttgatatatataggttaaacctataactcaccaacatttttgttgacgtttaaagcatgttatttctcaggtgaatactaagagcttccgctgttgcatactaaaataaggacaagatttggagtccatgtttgtatgatattgtgtaaaaactgtattcaagaaacatatgtcgatgtaatatatttctattgtaaaccattatgtaatggtcgtgtgtaaacagtatattttagattatcattatttgataatctacgtaatgtttttaaaacctttattaataaaataaaggttatggttgttttaaaaatgaatgcagtctttgaaaaacgtctcatatagaggtcaaaacctcgcaacgaaatcaattaatatggaacgtttataatcaatatgaacgggacattttagagtgtacacccattaagtgatagattacccggacccaaaagtggttttccattatttactatcatgacttggtctacctgaaatttgactaagtattttcagtactaagttttcttagtaagctgaaatttggctaagtgttttgtgctggttgttctgcattgctggtccttgtgctggttgttctgcattgctggtccctgtgatggttgttctgcgcagctggtccctgtgctggttgttctgcgcaacTAGTCCATGtgttggttgttctgcgcagctggtcctgtttgctggttcctctgcgctgctggtcctgtttgctgacttTTGCACTGCTGGTCCCTATGCTGACtcctttgcgctgctggtccttaaGAGGCAGTAGCAAGAAAACACTTAACAtaattttgagtgattacggaaaaaTTATTCCTGGACCCACTTTTACTTTAATAGAggaaggaataatacttgtttattataaagtaatcactcatgctttgatagttgtaaaatataatatttgtttattgtaaaagtaacaagtTTTActttaataatagaagtaataatatttgtttattgtaaaagtaataacttttactttaatgatggaagtgataatatatgtttatagaaatattcttcctctaaccacttttgaatattatagaagatacttttattaatcaatcggccaattgattttaataaaagactatTTCATGATTAagagtgtatataaatatattaaccaatatgcatgagagAAGAGACAAGTTACAAACATCTAATACTCCtctgcaaaagagttcttgtttactgccaataacaagaactaatctctgtcttatcccaaagtgatattcgtgtaacccaggcaataagggtcgaataattactttcggaaagtgataccacgattcagtgatttatccggctttcaattattttaccctacacgaaatttaaataaaacctccaacagtcgaaagtaattatttgttataatcgatggcggctacgatgaaacacatgacggcgaatttctccaaatttgataagtttgagggaattgattttaggagatggcaaaagaagatgcacttctttctgagcagcatgagtgtggtgtacgtactcagcacaccaattcctgaagatcatggtgatgatgccaatgttgaacaaattcggaaaaggtgcaagtgggagaacgatgactacatcgctagaggtttaatcctcaatggtatggctgattctcTTTTTGATATTTACCAAAATGTTGAATCtactaaagaactatgggactgtttagaaaccaagtatatgtctgaggatgcttctagtaaaaagttccttgtaagtaattttaataattacaagatggtcgattctagaccggtcttggaacaatacaatgagctcattcgtatacttggtcaattcacacaacataaaatgAATATGATTGAGTCTATTAAAGTCTCAAGTAtcattgataaactacctccatcttggaaagaatttaaacattctttgaaacataagaaggaggagttaactcttgttgagttagGTAGTCATATAcatattgaggaatccctcaggttgcaggataatgacaagtcaaagagcaacgaagttgctggtacgtctgttgtcaatatggtggaacataaaaagttcactagtaaaaatgacaaaaagggcaaacgtaaacaacaaagttataacaaggctaatccgaataagaagtctaaattgacttgttggaagtgtggtaaaactggacactTGAAAATGGATTGCAAGGTTatatttggtaataataatgccaaaggaactagcacaagCGGTTCGGAAAATGGTTTAAACAACCAAAGCTCGTAAGGTCAGAATATGTTTAATAATTCAAATaagaattatgtttcatatatatctgaagcttattttgtgcaggatgatgatgttgcgtggtgggttgactcgggagctaccacccatgtatgcaaggatagattttggttaaagacttacgagtccgtgactgatggatcaattcttcatatgggaaatgagtcaacaacTCCTGTTCATGGACGTGAATGTGTGGATTtatgttttagttctggaaaaactgtttgtttgtttgatgttttgcatgtaccacaaataagaaaaaatttagtttccagtagtgtgttaaattgttgtggttataaacaagtgattgaatctgataagtttgttttgtcaaaacatggtatgtttgttggttttggttatttatgtaatcgaatgtttagacttaacattaatcacttaaatgttaattttgcttttattTCAACTTCTggcataaataattctacactttggcatgctagactaggacatgtacactttaaaagaatgcaagatatgtctaaagatggtttaataccggcctttgatatgaacaatgaaaagtgtaaaacgtgtatgttgacAAAAATCgctaagaaaccatttcaaaatgtacatcgtgatactgaaattttggaattaatacatagtgatttgtgtgatttgcatgcaactcctactttagggaataagaaatattttgttacttttattgatgaggcttctaggttttgctatgtttacttgttacatactaaggatgaagcattagataaatttaaattttttaaaattgaagtagaattgcaacaaaaggctttgattaaaagacttagaacggataggggaggtgaatacgttgaccaatcgtatttccaatctgttggtattatccatgacaccacagctccttatactccacaataaaatggtatatctgaaaggaagaatagggtccttaaggaaatggttaattctatattatcctattcgggtttaagtgaaggattttgggaagaagctatgttaacagcttgttatttgcttaatagagttcctaacaaaagaaacaagattacaccttatgaactttggaataaaaggaaacctaacttgaattatcttcgggtatggggttgtagggcggtcgtaagactgcctgatcccaagaagaaaagtttaggtgaaagaggtatagattgcatatttgttggatatgttgaacattccaagacatataggttctatgtaatagagcctaatgagtttgtctcaatcaattctgtgattgattcaagggatgcaatctttgatgaaaatcgattttcatctatacctagaccaaaagatatgattccaagtaacaatggaatcaataaggattgtaatgatgaagtctctgaaaaagGTTGTTAATCAGTCACTCGAGCTTCGAAAAAGCAAAAGagaaaggaaacctaaatcatttggaccagattttaaactatacttagttgaaggttccagggatgatgtttctacccaatattcatattgcttcaatgttgatgatgatcctaaaacatatgatgaagcaatgaggtctcaggatgttgcattatggaaagaggcaattaatgatgagatggattccatcatgggcaaatagatcttcaaaaagaagatgaaggtggatggaactattgaaaagttcaaggcaaggttagtcattcaaggctttagacaaaagtctgaaattgactattttgatacttatgctcctgtggcacgtatcactaccattagactgctgattgctttggctacaattcacaatctggttattcaccagatggatgtgaagacaacattcttgaatggtgaattagatgaggaggtttatatgaaccaacctcagggctttgtcatgccaggaaatgaaggcaaggtgtgcaaacttgtgaagtccttatatgatttgaaacaagcacctaagcaatggcatcagaagtttgatgaagtggttttatctagtggttttaaattaaaccaagcagataaatgtgtatatagtaaatttgattattctggtaaaggagttataatttgtctatatgttgatgacatgttaatctttgggactgaccaaagtcaggttgatttaacaaaagaatttttgtcatcaaaattctccatgaaagatatgggggaggctgacattatccttggcattaggttacaaacgtgaaagcaaaggaatttcaatttctcaatctcattatattgagaaggtgttgaaaaagttcaattgctttgaatgtactcctgtgagtacccctgtggatccaagtgagaagcttatgcctaatcaaggtaaagctgtatcacaacttgagtattctcaggtgattggctgtttgatgtacgccataacttgtacaaggccggatattgcttttgcggtgggaaaactgagtagatatactagtaatcctagtactcatcactggcaagcaattaggcgggtactgaagtacttgaagaaaactatggactatagtttatcttataatgggtttccttcggtaatagaaggatattctgatgcgagttggataaccaatattgaagatcattcttcaacaagtggttgggtgttcttgcttgggggaggtgctatttcatgggcttctaagaagcagacatgtattaccaactcaacgatggaatctgagtttgttgctttagctgctgctggtaaagaagcagaatggcttaaaaacttgatccatgagataccattatggcctaaacctatagcacccatgtctatccattgtgatagcgctgcgacattggcaaaggcttatagccagatgtacaatggaaagtctagacacttgggtgttagacatagcatgattcgtgaactcgtcatgaatggggtgatttctatagtgttcgtgaggtcacaacagaatttagctgatcacttgacgaagggattggcaagagacttggttgacaagtctgctgtggggatgagTTTAAAGTccgcataaatttctaattataagatacccaattcccttctgataaaaattagaagttgaattcaatgtggaaggcttatacttagaaatttggagtacataagttttgtatcatcccaaggtaatgtatgtactcggacctgctgaAGGAGAGGTTGAAGTCTGGCTTCTTAATagttcatttgaaaaagtgcatgagcaggtgcatgactaaaatgaactacctatgtgaatgtgaagttttgccgcttcaacaaagcttggactttttttttagatacattcatgaaaggatatggacacatggcttgtaaagtgtcaggatagctttagagtatttgaaaacttatgtgtatgttattttcagttattcaaatgggttgaagggttcaattcttagaacaccccgattctcgaatatttggaatgcgtaatgtactaaggtgaaaattcaatcttcaagatattttcatttatgcatgagttttgttttaatttgtttaattctcatgaaacgaattgcactaaattggggaggattgttggaaatttagtgtaattgtgggttttaatctacacttgtaaatgggtttggaggtacggagtgtacactcattaagtgatagattacccggactCAAAAGTgattttccattatttactatcatgacttggtctacctgaaatttgcctaagtgttttcagtactaagttttcttagtaagctgaaatttggctaagtgttttgtgctggttgttctgcattgctggtccttgtgctggttgttctgcattgctggtccctgtgctggttgttctgcgcagctggtccctgtgctagttgtattgcgcagctggtccctgtgctggttgttctgcgcagctggtcctgtttgctggttcctctgcgctgctggtcctgtttgctgacttttgcgctgctagtTCCTATGCTGACtcctttgcgctgctggtccttaaGAGGCAGTAgcaagaaaacacttaacacaattttgagtgattacggaaaaaTTATTCCTGGACCCACTTTTACTTTAATAGtggaaggaataatacttgtttattataaagtaatcactcatgctttgatagttgtaaaatataagatttgtttattgtaaaagtaacaagtTTTACTTTAATGATAGAAGtaataatatttgtttattgtaaaagtaataacttttactttaatgatggaagtgataatatatgtttatagaaatatttttcctgtaaccacttttgaatattatagaagatacttttattaatcaatcggccaattgattttaataaaagactctttcatgattaagggtgtatataaatatattaaccaatatgcatgagagAAGAGACAAGTTACGAACATCTAATACTCCTCTGCAAAAGAGTttttgtttactgccaataacaagaactaatctctgtattatcccaaagtgatattcgtgtaatccAGGCAATAAGgttcgaataattactttcggaaagtgataccacgattcggTGATTTATCCGActttcgattattttaccctacacgaaatttaAATAAAACTTCCAACACTCCATCCCATTCCCGCGAGCTTTTAAGAAGCGGGAGTCAAAACTATAAAGAATAGTAAATATCATCACTGATAGTCTTCATGGGAGAAAAGGACCGATCTTTGTATGGTCTATTTGTTGTATGTAGGGTGTGGATCATGTTTGggttattttataaaaaataaagaTTTGAGAGAATGGTTGTTAGAGGCAGGCATAAAATATTGTTAATCAATAAGAGGAAAGAGATACAAGGGACACTAATCAGTAGCCTCATCATCTCCTTTTATATTCATGCTCAATGCCCTACAAGATTTATCATGAATGGGGCACTCACTATCAACATCTTGAACCAAAGACTTGATATATGGGCATGGTTGTACCGTCTCTTGCATTGGGCTAAAAGGCGTATCATACTGCGATGAACCCATAGGCTGAGTCCTCATCTGCACAGACCGCATCAATGCAGCCCTCCTTAAGTCTGCTGAGTGGCATATGTCACTAGGTGATGATGGAAACCGTCCCTCTGGTTCGGACCCGCGTTGACGTGCCTGTGAAGGTGTCACGGCTGGTGCACCAGGATAAGATGGTCCAGGTGAGAATGTAGTTGCAGCGAGTCTTTGGAACCGATATGGAGAAACTGGGCTAGTCGGTTGGCTATCAGGAAGAGATGGGGTTGGGGAACATACGTTACTCTCATAGTATCTGCATTCATCCAAGTCTTCTGACATTGGTGAATATTGCAGCGGCAATTCATCCCTGAAAATCGAACCCAAAACTCGATATTTACAAATCTTGTAATAATAAAACCCAAGACCACTAAGAAAACAAATAAAcaatgcttttcaaaaaaaaaacataaaaaaaaaaaaaacacacacaataTACACTATTTCCCAACATATACTAACTTCAATCACAACTCCATGAGTAAAACCGCTGTTGTAATAAATCCCGATTACTCCCGATCCGATTTTTCACAATCCGTTTGATTAATCGGTCAACGTGGGTTAATGGGTCGAAATCGGATTTgttggtcaaagtcaaaattggtcaacattttgATATGAATTTAAAATGGACTTCTAGAGTTTTTGAACAAATGAACGATTATGTCTATGtgcttagacaattatgttaaaattaatgtttTCTTCTATTACACATATAATTCTGAAatttatatttaaatgtatatatatagtcCAATCTGATTAATCCCATCCACGATTGATCATTACTTCATCCTCCcaaccgagtactccccgagtggcGAGTTTTGCAACCTTGAGCAAAACACAAGAAGATAATTGCCAAGAAAAAAAACACTTTCCACAACTCGGCAAGAACTGCCATCACCAAAATTACTGTGAATTAAAAACTTAAAAAGTTGAAAGATAGCAACAAGGCAGCAATTATGCAATTATACTTCAGAAAAGCTCACATCACAATTATCAATTTCAACTTGCAGAAATTTAAGCGACGATCTATTAAAGTAACGAGCTTTATACCTTAGATAAAACATGCTGTCGGATCTTGCAGGAGAATCCATCAGGTTTTCGGAAAGGGGGTCCCCAACAGATAATCCATTTAAGCTTGAAGCCATTATCTACAACGTTCCAATATCTAATTTAGTTTGAAATGGTATAAACATTCCTCACCCACTTTGTTAAACACAATCAAAGTTCATATCATAAACAAAAGTTGCAACTTTTTGAGTTCACTGATGACTGCAATCTCATTAGTACTTGTTTTTATGTGTGTTTTTCAAAGTGACAATTGAGATTTGGATCAATTAATTAACTGATTAAATCCAGTGATAGCTTAACATCAATCTTAATGATATAGGATAAATGTTCAGTCTTTGGTTTGCATATTTCTATCGTTCTCTAATTTTTTCTGCATCTGTTTCTCTTTGTAAATGGCATTATCTAATATGCCAAGTTGTATCTCTTTCTattttattaaaatttctattggactttcaaaaaaaaaacatCAATCTTAATGGCATCTACTGATATACTTCTTAAAATCTAAATAATTTCACCCTAAATAATAGAAAATTTTATTCAGAACCACATATGGCAGAACAATTAGGAACCAAATAATTGCAACTTCAGGTCAATATAATTACATTAAACATACACCAAACCCCCCAATATAGCCACATACAGAAATACATGTATCAACCACCCCTACTCCTGAAGTATTACTAACAATAAAAGTTTAAAAtctaacaaaaaataataataataattacaatattttattactctacccaaaaaaaaaaaaaaaaaaaaaaattaccacaaTAAAAAAATATTTACACTT
The window above is part of the Rutidosis leptorrhynchoides isolate AG116_Rl617_1_P2 chromosome 1, CSIRO_AGI_Rlap_v1, whole genome shotgun sequence genome. Proteins encoded here:
- the LOC139875373 gene encoding uncharacterized protein — encoded protein: MRVEKVAESSSLSSNIIPETESVNPVSIATSSSSVSVTVSPSSSSTTTVASPSGKRTRDPEDEVYVDNLHSHKRYLSEIMASSLNGLSVGDPLSENLMDSPARSDSMFYLRDELPLQYSPMSEDLDECRYYESNVCSPTPSLPDSQPTSPVSPYRFQRLAATTFSPGPSYPGAPAVTPSQARQRGSEPEGRFPSSPSDICHSADLRRAALMRSVQMRTQPMGSSQYDTPFSPMQETVQPCPYIKSLVQDVDSECPIHDKSCRALSMNIKGDDEATD